Part of the Acidobacteriota bacterium genome is shown below.
TGCCCGCGGTGCCCTCCGCGGCGGCACGCACTCGGGGCAGCTCGGGCCCATCGCCCACGAACACGGCCCGGAACGCCCGGTACCCGCGGGCCTGCAATCGCGCGACCGCGTGCGCCAGTTGGTGGGCGCCGTGCCACGAACGGAAGGCCCCCGCGAAGACCGTGACGATCTCGTCGTCCCCGCGCCCGAACGCCGGCGGGCCGGGGACGTCGGGCCGGAAGCGATCGGTGTCGGCCCCCCATTCGATCGCGAGCACGCGATCGGCTGGCACCGACGCCGGCAGGATGTCGGCGCTCGGCGTGACGATGAGCCCGGCCTGCCGGCACTGCCAGTCGCGCCAGCGGCGCAGCGGCTCGAAGAGCAGGGCCCGGTCGAGCCGCTGCTTGGGCGAGCCGGGATAGTCGATGACCGGCGCGTTGACCTCGAGCACGCCCAGCGCGTCGACCGACCGCGCCGCGCACAGCCCCTCGCCGCCGAAGTTGTGATACCGCTCGATGACGACGTCGGGGTGCAGCCGGCGGGCGAGCGCGCCGATGGCCGGTGCCCTGGCGAGGCGCAGCTGGCTGGCGCCAAACGGCGGGCGCACGGCATGCCACGTCACGCCAGGCGCATCGACCGTACCGAACCCGTCGATTCCCGGGGCGGCCGCGACGTGCACGTCGTGACCGAGGGCGGCGAGGCCGCGGGCGACGGCGACGACGTGGGTCGATCCCCCCCGCGTGCCGGGCACCTCCTGGTCGATGGCGCAGTAGAGGACCCGCATCGACCCGTCTCAGGGTTCCGCCCGGTCGGCAGGCTGCCGGCCACCAGATTCGGGCGTGGCCCGCGGCGCCATCGCCGAGGCGTCCCGCTCCTTGACCAGCAGGGCGAAGAACGGCCCCGAGCGGATCCGGCCGAAGAGCCAGACGTCGAGGCGCATCGCCCACGTGACCAGGCGCAGGGCGAGGTAGGTGGGCCCGGCGCCCGCGATGCGCCGCTTCGCGGCCGCCCGAGCCTCGCGAACGCCGGCCGCGGCCGCGTCGGTGCCCGGTCGATCGCCGAGCTGCGCGGCCGCCCGCCGCGCCATGGCGCGCTCGGCCACGCGCACCAGAATGTTCTCGACGAACCCGCCGACAAGCGGCGTGTAGTAGCGCACCCGGGCGATTCGGAATCCCGCGGCGGCCGTCACGCGCTCGAGGTGCGGGACGTCGGCGAGCGGGTTCAGGTGGTCCGACTTGCGCAGCCGCTCCTGCGTCATGTCGATGAGGCCGAGGCGCTCGAGGCCGCGCGCGAGCGCGTTGATCGCGCGGAGGCCTCCCGCGATCCACGAGTTCTTCCGCACGTGGGTGTAGACGAACATCGCCCCGCCGGGCGCCAGCACGCGTGACGCCTCGCGGAGCATGCCGGCGAGCGCCGCCGGCGACAGGTGCTCGAGCACGTCGAGCGACCACGCCTTGGTGAACGCCTCGTCGCGAAACGGCAACCGTCGCAGGTCGCCGAGCACGAGATCGAAGGCGTCGAGCGCCTCGTGGGCGAAATACGGGCTCACGTCGACGCCGACCAGATGCGCTCCGACGTCGCGGTTCCACCACAGCGTGCGGCCCGACCCGCAGCCGAGGTCGACCACCGTGTCGCCCGCGTCGAGTTCGAGGAACCGTCGGAGCATCCAGTGCCGCACGCCGGCGGCGAGCAGCGGCGGCGACACGCGTTCGTGGCGCGCATCGGCGTGCAGCGCCTCGTCGAGGTACTTCGTGTTCTCGGCGAAGGTGGCGACCGGGCGCATGTCGAGGAAGTGCCGGCCAGCCGTGTCGAACGCCCGCCCGCACGAGGGGCAGCGCCAGACGCGGCCCGCGTCGCTCGGCGCGGCGTGGCACTCGGGACAGCGGACGAGGGGGAGCAGTCGGGACGAGATCATCGGCGGTCGTGCAAACTCGCCAGTATAGCGGATCCGATCACGTCCTGACGGCCGCGCGCAACACCGCGTCGAGGCGTTCGGCCCGCTTCGCCCATGTGTACGCCGGGGCCGCGTCGTAGGCCGCGCGGGCCAGGCGGTGAGCCAGGGAGGGGTCGGCGACGAGCCGCGCCAGCGCGGCCGCGAGGGCGGCAGCGTCGTCGGGGGCCACGAGCAGGGCGTTCTGGCCGTCGGTCAGCACCTCGGCCAGCGCCGGGAGATGCGAGGCGACGATGGCGCGGCCGGCGGCCAGCGCTTCAAACAGCTTGAGCGGCGAAGTGTAGCGCGCCGAGATCGCCGACTGACTGTTGGGCAGGACGATGACGTCGGCGGCGGCGAGGTGCGCGGCCACGTCGCCCGGGGCGACGTGGCCAGTGAACCTCACGCGATCCGACAATCCGAGCGCGTCCGCGCGCGCGGTCAGCCGACCCAGATCGGGTTCGGCCGGATGTCCGCCGACGATGCGCGCATCGAGCCCCGAGACGAGGGCGAGCGCGTCGAGCAGCGTGTCGACGCCCTTCCACGGGTAGAGGTGCCCCGCGTAGACGATCAGCGGGGCCCCGTCGTGGTCCAGTGGCGGCACGAACCGGCGCGATGGCGAAAGCCGCACGCCGTCGGGCACGACCGCGAGCCCTGGGCGGGGGCCGAACGCCGACTCGAGGTCGCGGGCGAGCGCCGCGGTGATGGCGACGTAGCCGTCGGCCCGAGCCCACACGCGGCGCTCGCGCGCCTGCAGGCGTCGCTGCTTGCGCGGCGAGGCGGCCCGGGCGCCGCTCACGAGCGCGTCGAGATCGCGCCCGACGACGGCGGCGAGCCCGTGCGACTCGTACACGAGCGGCGGGCGCCACCGGCGAGGCACGAGCGCGATCCACGCTGCGACGCCCAGGTCACGGGTGAACACCACGTCGGCCTG
Proteins encoded:
- a CDS encoding glycosyltransferase, producing the protein MRVLYCAIDQEVPGTRGGSTHVVAVARGLAALGHDVHVAAAPGIDGFGTVDAPGVTWHAVRPPFGASQLRLARAPAIGALARRLHPDVVIERYHNFGGEGLCAARSVDALGVLEVNAPVIDYPGSPKQRLDRALLFEPLRRWRDWQCRQAGLIVTPSADILPASVPADRVLAIEWGADTDRFRPDVPGPPAFGRGDDEIVTVFAGAFRSWHGAHQLAHAVARLQARGYRAFRAVFVGDGPELPRVRAAAEGTAGTVFTGALPHDRMPATLAAADIGVAPFDVGAHEPLRLAFYWSPLKIFEYMAAGLPVVTPRIDRLAALVAHGREAVLYDADVPEALAEALLLLRDGAVRRAMGRAARARVEAEYSWAAHCTHLESAIQRRLDARRSSSCP
- a CDS encoding methyltransferase domain-containing protein, which translates into the protein MISSRLLPLVRCPECHAAPSDAGRVWRCPSCGRAFDTAGRHFLDMRPVATFAENTKYLDEALHADARHERVSPPLLAAGVRHWMLRRFLELDAGDTVVDLGCGSGRTLWWNRDVGAHLVGVDVSPYFAHEALDAFDLVLGDLRRLPFRDEAFTKAWSLDVLEHLSPAALAGMLREASRVLAPGGAMFVYTHVRKNSWIAGGLRAINALARGLERLGLIDMTQERLRKSDHLNPLADVPHLERVTAAAGFRIARVRYYTPLVGGFVENILVRVAERAMARRAAAQLGDRPGTDAAAAGVREARAAAKRRIAGAGPTYLALRLVTWAMRLDVWLFGRIRSGPFFALLVKERDASAMAPRATPESGGRQPADRAEP
- a CDS encoding glycosyltransferase family 4 protein → MRIAYFADIRFPLERANGIQTAETCHALAARGHAVDLVVRPDTARPARDPFAYYALTRDVPLTVVRVPAAGPAPVRRARYLLAALSAAMRPGQADVVFTRDLGVAAWIALVPRRWRPPLVYESHGLAAVVGRDLDALVSGARAASPRKQRRLQARERRVWARADGYVAITAALARDLESAFGPRPGLAVVPDGVRLSPSRRFVPPLDHDGAPLIVYAGHLYPWKGVDTLLDALALVSGLDARIVGGHPAEPDLGRLTARADALGLSDRVRFTGHVAPGDVAAHLAAADVIVLPNSQSAISARYTSPLKLFEALAAGRAIVASHLPALAEVLTDGQNALLVAPDDAAALAAALARLVADPSLAHRLARAAYDAAPAYTWAKRAERLDAVLRAAVRT